The following coding sequences lie in one Psychrilyobacter atlanticus DSM 19335 genomic window:
- the hpfG gene encoding (2S)-3-sulfopropanediol dehydratase — protein sequence MKMNNTNPCGTEAFDKVYSIGYQVNHEDWSPYPRVNNLRQTFLDRPYDIDVERFRLVTEAYQNNESAPRKLQCAYAFENILLNTTLSIYDEDLILGEIAAPAKASPIYPEFSVKWITDEILNSPFEERSNDQFYIRNEKEKQEILELCKYWEGKCADDLINVRLDEEQKKGSHVGEKVFQTNNYHFAGIGHFAMDYKKLMTLGYSGVIEEAKTHFAKLSKSDPEYGEKRDFYKATIIMLEASKKYITRYAKLAEDMAAVETDEKRKQELEDMAANCHVISGDAPKTFWQALQLFNFATTLIQIEGNGHSISYGRMDQWLNPFYEADMKNNEITKEFVLELIEVLYVKMNNPTKLKDKGTVKVRNGRGFGGESLTIGGIDKDGNDATNDLTMLMLEGSAHTRMMNPWVCVRMHENTPYELKVKTTECTRAGYGHPKIFNDGPAIKAMLSKGVTLEEARDYCVVGCVEPSLPGKEFGWLDAGYVNTAKMMEMVINGGRTLNEIELGPNTGSLETYKSFDEVLESVDQQFAYWCDQLCSCLNIMEDVHRIVKPTPYVSAFFEGCLESGKDMTEGGVKYNGTAPQGSGIATCADSLSTIKKLMFDDKRYTGAELLKAVKDNWEGHEKIYALVNSSKVPHFGNDDDAADDLFKFMFECYCRHIKGRKNLRGGDFSPGVYTVNANVGMGLYTNASLDGRKNNEPISDNMGPVHTDGGSHDICGPTALVNSVAKVDHSLASNGTLLNLRFPEEAVSGVEGRDILISFIDEYIAKQGMHVQFNILISFIDEYIAKQGMHVQFNIMSSETMKAAQKNPENYKDMLVRVAGYSAYFVELGKPLQKDLIQRTELNF from the coding sequence ATGAAAATGAATAACACAAATCCATGTGGAACAGAAGCTTTTGATAAGGTATATAGTATAGGCTACCAAGTCAATCATGAAGACTGGTCTCCATATCCACGTGTAAATAATCTTAGACAGACATTTTTAGATAGACCATATGATATAGATGTAGAAAGATTTAGATTAGTAACAGAAGCTTATCAAAATAATGAATCAGCTCCACGTAAACTTCAATGTGCCTATGCTTTTGAAAATATATTACTTAATACAACACTTAGTATCTATGACGAAGATCTAATTTTAGGTGAGATAGCAGCACCAGCAAAGGCATCACCAATATATCCTGAATTCTCTGTAAAATGGATCACCGATGAGATATTAAATTCTCCATTTGAGGAACGTTCAAACGATCAATTTTATATAAGAAATGAGAAAGAAAAACAAGAAATTTTAGAACTTTGTAAATATTGGGAAGGGAAGTGTGCTGACGATCTTATAAATGTAAGACTAGATGAGGAGCAAAAGAAGGGTTCCCATGTAGGAGAAAAAGTATTCCAAACAAATAACTATCATTTTGCCGGGATAGGTCACTTTGCAATGGATTATAAGAAACTAATGACACTGGGATATAGTGGAGTAATCGAGGAAGCTAAGACTCACTTTGCAAAACTAAGTAAGAGTGATCCAGAGTATGGAGAGAAAAGAGATTTTTATAAGGCAACGATTATCATGTTAGAAGCTTCTAAAAAATATATCACTCGTTATGCAAAACTAGCAGAGGATATGGCAGCAGTAGAAACTGATGAAAAGAGAAAACAAGAATTAGAAGATATGGCAGCTAACTGTCATGTAATATCAGGAGATGCTCCTAAGACTTTTTGGCAGGCATTACAGTTATTTAACTTTGCAACTACACTTATCCAAATAGAAGGGAATGGTCACTCGATCTCTTATGGACGTATGGACCAGTGGTTAAATCCTTTCTATGAAGCTGATATGAAAAATAATGAAATTACTAAAGAGTTTGTTTTAGAACTTATAGAAGTATTATATGTAAAGATGAATAATCCTACAAAATTAAAGGATAAAGGTACAGTAAAAGTCCGTAATGGACGTGGGTTCGGAGGAGAGAGTCTTACTATTGGTGGAATAGATAAAGACGGTAACGATGCAACAAATGATCTTACTATGTTGATGTTAGAAGGATCAGCTCATACAAGGATGATGAACCCTTGGGTTTGTGTACGTATGCACGAAAATACGCCTTATGAATTAAAGGTTAAAACAACTGAATGTACAAGAGCAGGTTATGGACATCCAAAGATCTTTAATGATGGCCCAGCAATCAAAGCTATGTTAAGTAAGGGAGTAACATTAGAAGAGGCAAGAGATTATTGTGTTGTAGGTTGTGTAGAGCCATCACTTCCAGGAAAGGAATTTGGTTGGTTAGATGCAGGTTATGTAAATACAGCTAAGATGATGGAAATGGTAATTAATGGAGGACGTACATTAAATGAGATAGAACTTGGTCCAAATACCGGGAGTTTAGAAACTTATAAGAGTTTTGATGAAGTTCTTGAAAGTGTTGATCAGCAGTTTGCTTACTGGTGTGACCAACTATGCAGCTGTTTAAACATCATGGAAGATGTACATAGAATAGTGAAACCTACTCCATATGTTTCTGCTTTCTTTGAAGGTTGTCTTGAAAGTGGAAAAGATATGACCGAGGGAGGAGTTAAGTATAATGGTACTGCTCCACAAGGTAGTGGTATTGCTACTTGTGCAGATTCATTATCTACTATTAAAAAATTAATGTTTGATGACAAACGTTACACTGGTGCTGAGTTACTTAAAGCTGTAAAAGATAATTGGGAAGGTCATGAAAAGATATATGCCCTTGTAAATAGTTCAAAAGTTCCCCACTTTGGGAATGATGATGATGCAGCAGATGATCTATTTAAATTTATGTTTGAATGTTACTGCAGGCATATAAAAGGGAGAAAAAACCTTAGAGGTGGAGACTTTAGTCCAGGGGTATATACAGTAAATGCCAATGTAGGGATGGGATTATATACCAATGCATCACTAGATGGTCGTAAGAACAATGAACCTATCTCTGATAATATGGGACCTGTACATACTGATGGAGGATCTCATGATATCTGTGGACCGACTGCTCTGGTAAACTCTGTAGCAAAGGTAGACCATAGTCTTGCAAGTAATGGAACTTTATTAAATCTAAGATTTCCAGAAGAAGCTGTATCAGGAGTAGAGGGAAGAGACATCTTGATCAGTTTCATCGATGAGTATATTGCAAAGCAAGGAATGCATGTTCAGTTTAACATCTTGATCAGTTTCATCGATGAGTATATTGCAAAGCAAGGAATGCATGTTCAGTTTAACATCATGAGTTCTGAAACTATGAAAGCAGCACAAAAAAATCCAGAAAATTATAAAGATATGCTAGTACGTGTAGCTGGATATAGCGCTTACTTTGTAGAGCTTGGGAAACCACTACAAAAAGATCTAATTCAACGTACAGAGCTTAATTTTTAA
- the hpfH gene encoding (2S)-3-sulfopropanediol dehydratase activating enzyme, which translates to MLQKGIIFNIQRFTIHDGPGIRTELFLKGCPLRCDWCGNPESFKASIEPGVYKSKCISREKCGSCEEVCSDKSMLTFTDGKLTSIDPGKSTDWLACYNACPSDAIKQWGKSMSVEECMKEICKDKGYYERSGGGVTVSGGEPLLQSDFVAELFKACKDEEIHTCFESSFYGDWKEIEKILPYTDLVISDIKHMDTDIHKKYTGANNEKILKNLKKVVDEGKELILRIPVIPNVNDDMENIKTTADFILDELGGRVRTLQLLSFMRLGEEKYSSLGMTYKMEDVQVERESFQKHIHEIAQYFNSRGIHCLVGTKEKE; encoded by the coding sequence ATGTTACAGAAAGGAATTATTTTCAATATTCAGCGTTTTACAATACATGACGGACCTGGAATCCGTACAGAGTTATTTTTAAAAGGATGTCCCCTCCGATGTGATTGGTGTGGAAATCCTGAGAGTTTTAAGGCTTCTATAGAACCAGGTGTATATAAGAGTAAATGTATTTCCCGTGAAAAATGTGGTTCGTGTGAAGAGGTCTGTTCTGATAAAAGTATGCTGACTTTTACAGATGGTAAACTGACTTCTATAGATCCTGGTAAATCTACAGATTGGCTTGCTTGTTATAATGCCTGCCCTTCAGATGCAATCAAACAATGGGGTAAATCTATGTCTGTAGAAGAGTGTATGAAAGAAATTTGTAAGGACAAGGGTTATTATGAGCGTTCTGGTGGTGGGGTTACAGTCTCCGGAGGGGAACCATTACTTCAAAGTGACTTTGTAGCAGAACTTTTTAAGGCCTGCAAAGATGAAGAAATTCATACCTGTTTTGAATCTAGCTTCTATGGTGACTGGAAGGAGATCGAAAAGATATTACCGTATACCGATCTGGTAATTTCAGATATAAAACATATGGATACAGATATCCATAAGAAATATACTGGAGCAAACAATGAAAAGATCTTGAAAAATTTAAAAAAAGTTGTAGATGAAGGAAAGGAGCTTATTCTAAGAATTCCTGTTATTCCAAATGTAAATGATGATATGGAAAATATCAAAACCACAGCAGATTTTATATTAGATGAACTTGGTGGTCGTGTAAGAACACTACAGCTCTTAAGTTTTATGCGTCTAGGGGAAGAAAAATATAGTTCACTGGGAATGACCTATAAGATGGAAGATGTTCAAGTTGAGAGAGAATCATTTCAAAAACACATCCATGAAATTGCACAGTATTTTAATAGTAGAGGGATTCATTGTCTAGTAGGTACTAAGGAAAAAGAATAA
- a CDS encoding Crp/Fnr family transcriptional regulator: MDSLEFPVTLLPKSVKDKIKFKRYKKGNLLYGQGDDKVFYIKKGNAIKIRCDEDGEKIFPYMFSDDEFVGVNACFTSGSDWDWEVIASSNEVTGYEIPTSIFKKYILSTSLFMEDYMPKCTNILFQGLRGFYIYSQGGAAAYYAYIISNYFCKDSNTFYFDSYTQLTRAVYVNKSTLYKITNQFIHEGIIEKYKNSIKVIDRKALIKYFDSYKY; this comes from the coding sequence TTGGATAGTTTAGAATTTCCCGTTACACTGCTGCCAAAATCTGTAAAGGATAAAATTAAATTTAAAAGATATAAAAAAGGGAATCTCTTATATGGACAGGGAGATGATAAGGTTTTTTATATAAAAAAAGGAAATGCAATAAAAATCAGATGTGATGAAGACGGAGAAAAGATCTTTCCCTATATGTTTTCTGACGATGAGTTTGTAGGAGTTAATGCATGCTTTACAAGTGGAAGTGACTGGGATTGGGAAGTTATAGCATCTAGTAATGAAGTTACAGGATATGAAATACCAACTTCTATATTCAAGAAATATATCCTAAGTACGTCTTTATTTATGGAGGACTATATGCCAAAATGTACAAATATACTTTTTCAGGGACTTAGAGGTTTTTATATCTATTCTCAGGGAGGGGCTGCTGCTTATTATGCTTATATAATATCAAATTATTTTTGTAAAGACAGCAATACTTTTTATTTTGACAGTTACACCCAGCTGACTAGAGCAGTGTATGTAAATAAATCTACCCTTTATAAAATAACTAATCAATTTATTCATGAAGGTATTATAGAAAAATATAAAAACAGCATAAAGGTAATAGATAGAAAAGCATTAATAAAATACTTTGACTCTTATAAATATTAA
- a CDS encoding nitroreductase family protein, with the protein MDFLELAKKRYSVRKFRDKKVEKEKIDLILEAGRLAPTAVNYQPQRILVLESDESLEKLKECSKYHFDAPLAILVCYDNTVSWKRRYDDKDMGEVDASIVATQMMLEITNLNLGTTWVGHFDPQKIRDIFSLPENIIPVALFPVGYPHEKSVPHQLHEKRLEISETVVYDSFKK; encoded by the coding sequence ATGGATTTTTTAGAATTAGCAAAAAAACGGTATTCTGTGCGTAAATTCAGGGATAAAAAAGTTGAAAAGGAAAAGATTGATCTGATTTTAGAAGCTGGAAGACTTGCTCCTACAGCAGTTAACTATCAGCCACAACGGATTCTTGTCCTTGAATCAGATGAAAGTTTGGAAAAACTAAAGGAGTGCAGTAAATATCATTTCGATGCTCCCCTGGCAATCCTTGTCTGCTATGACAATACAGTAAGCTGGAAGAGACGTTACGACGATAAGGATATGGGAGAAGTGGATGCAAGTATTGTGGCAACCCAGATGATGTTAGAAATAACTAACCTCAACCTTGGAACTACCTGGGTTGGACATTTTGATCCCCAAAAGATCAGAGATATATTCTCGCTCCCTGAAAACATAATACCGGTAGCACTATTCCCTGTGGGATATCCCCATGAAAAAAGTGTTCCCCATCAGCTGCATGAGAAAAGACTCGAGATATCTGAAACTGTAGTTTATGATTCTTTTAAAAAATAA
- a CDS encoding STAS/SEC14 domain-containing protein — MIIFKKINDVLFFTMSGKITDEDYKKVIIQEIEKEKEILKDSEKLKLAIVLSDDFQGVSIKAVIDDIIYGFKNRNNFYKIGISGKHYKIQDQLVKLANTMVSGEMKVYDDSEEMFKWLKENL; from the coding sequence ATGATTATTTTTAAAAAAATAAACGATGTATTATTTTTTACAATGAGTGGTAAAATAACAGATGAAGACTATAAAAAAGTGATAATCCAAGAGATAGAAAAAGAAAAAGAGATATTAAAAGATTCGGAAAAATTAAAGCTAGCTATTGTTCTCAGTGATGACTTTCAAGGTGTGTCAATAAAAGCTGTAATAGATGATATAATATATGGATTCAAAAATAGAAATAATTTTTATAAAATAGGAATATCTGGAAAACACTATAAAATTCAAGATCAGTTAGTGAAATTGGCCAATACTATGGTCTCTGGAGAAATGAAAGTTTATGATGATAGTGAAGAGATGTTTAAATGGTTAAAAGAAAATTTATAA
- a CDS encoding GNAT family N-acetyltransferase — translation MTIKEVPIEKILTIRKEVMWPDKDINFVKVEGDDKAIHLGVYENNKVVSIVSLYITKNSLQFRKFATLKSQQKKGYGTLLLKEVFKLAANKNINYIWCNARKNKISFYERFGLISTGKEFLKSGKSYVIMERSF, via the coding sequence ATGACTATAAAAGAAGTTCCTATTGAAAAAATTTTAACTATCAGAAAGGAAGTTATGTGGCCCGATAAAGATATTAACTTTGTAAAAGTAGAAGGGGATGATAAAGCTATTCATCTTGGAGTCTATGAAAATAATAAAGTTGTTTCCATTGTTTCCCTCTATATCACAAAAAATAGCTTACAGTTTCGAAAATTTGCTACATTAAAAAGCCAACAGAAAAAAGGCTACGGAACCCTTCTTCTCAAAGAAGTTTTTAAATTAGCTGCCAATAAAAATATAAACTATATCTGGTGTAACGCCAGAAAAAATAAAATTTCTTTCTATGAAAGATTTGGATTAATTTCTACCGGGAAAGAATTTTTAAAATCAGGAAAAAGTTATGTGATAATGGAAAGAAGCTTCTAA
- a CDS encoding PhzF family phenazine biosynthesis protein, with amino-acid sequence MKKEIYQVDAFTHKAYSGNPAGVVPNAEGLSSLQMQLIAKEMNLSETAFVFPGSIDYDFELRFFTPTGEVDLCGHATIATFSLLKELGIIPPHKTQIIQKTKAGKLNIRFLEDGSILMQQTSPINLKKEIPLDELFAIMGLASEEVGVENLMEFPEIWSTGLPDLLLPIRSTEILKNLIPAMDKLANLSQKLNIVGVHAFSIDKKNQVWCRNFAPAFGIPEESATGTSNGALGACLYTKRWGSAKGLSFVAHQGDWMKKPSRIIVQIDTGNDFQVWVGGKAVTVFEGKLIIPE; translated from the coding sequence ATGAAAAAAGAAATTTACCAGGTAGATGCTTTCACTCATAAAGCATATAGCGGAAATCCAGCAGGAGTAGTTCCAAATGCTGAAGGACTTTCATCCCTTCAAATGCAACTAATAGCAAAAGAAATGAATCTTTCTGAAACTGCATTTGTTTTTCCCGGTTCCATAGATTATGATTTTGAATTACGTTTTTTTACCCCAACTGGAGAAGTTGATTTATGTGGTCATGCAACAATTGCAACTTTTAGCCTATTAAAAGAATTAGGTATTATTCCTCCTCATAAAACACAAATAATTCAAAAAACAAAAGCTGGAAAATTAAATATTCGGTTTTTAGAAGATGGAAGTATATTAATGCAGCAAACCTCCCCAATAAACTTAAAAAAAGAAATCCCCCTAGATGAGTTATTTGCGATAATGGGCTTAGCTTCTGAAGAAGTTGGAGTAGAAAATTTAATGGAGTTCCCAGAAATTTGGTCTACAGGGCTTCCCGACCTTTTATTACCCATTAGATCAACTGAAATTTTAAAAAATTTAATACCTGCCATGGATAAATTAGCAAATTTAAGTCAAAAACTTAATATTGTCGGGGTTCATGCCTTTTCTATTGATAAAAAAAATCAAGTATGGTGTCGAAACTTTGCTCCTGCTTTTGGTATACCAGAAGAATCTGCAACTGGAACCTCCAACGGAGCATTAGGAGCCTGTCTTTATACAAAAAGATGGGGATCAGCTAAAGGTCTATCTTTTGTTGCACATCAAGGTGATTGGATGAAAAAACCAAGTAGAATAATTGTTCAAATAGATACTGGAAATGACTTTCAAGTATGGGTTGGGGGAAAAGCTGTAACTGTTTTTGAAGGTAAGCTTATAATCCCTGAATAA